The nucleotide sequence aaaatgatttttcagtcTGTGTCTCAAGCACGTTTATTTACATATGGCTTTATTTTCATCATTGACACTGATTAGAGAGACATGTACATTGTGTAGAACATAAGAGAGGTCTTCAGCAGGAAATATTGCTCACAAGAGCAAAGCTAAATCACTAAAATTGAAATGCCATTCATTTTAGTTGACCTGCTACGTGGCCGTCATGAAAAAATTTCAACAGCGAGCAAAGAACTTTCTTATAAGAAATAACCATTTAACCCCCCTCACCACACTGGCTTGTCTTCCGATCTGGATGCCAGGCGTTGGTTTTGGGTCTTTCTTGCTTTTCAAGGGGAGATTTTGAACCCTGTGGCACCAACGTTCTCATGGACGGTGGACCTTGAATCTTCTAGATTCATAATTTGGTTTTTGTACTTTTGGCGCCAGTCATCCACAATGTACTGGTGGTAGGGGTCGTTGGAGTGCTCCTGCCTCTTGGATTTCACCGTGCTCACCAGAATGGCTACAATGATGAAGGAGAACATTCCAATCATCACCATGAGGTACAAGATGACATAGTAGAAGTTCTCAGCATCAACCTTGGCTTGCAGGGCCTCCTGCTCGGCTGTGGAGTTTCTGCGCCAGTTGTCCATATAAGTAATAAAAATCTTCTTGAAGGCGTCTTCCAGGACCTGTGTCAGGTTGGATAAGGACGGCATGTTTCTCTCCTGCTGCAATTTCAATGACAACACAATGAGTGCGGTTACGAACGCAGCTCCTTTCCCTATCTAGCTCCCTTCATGGAGAGGGGCTCAAGGGAGAAGGTATGAACAGCTGTGCTGTCCTCTTACCAGAGTTGGTGACTGACTGGTTGCCTACTGGGCTAGTCTTTAAACTGACCATATGCactttattctttttcatatGCGTGTTTTATttgcaaaaaaaaatgttttaaggaggAGCGTATCAAAACAACACCAACACAAACGCTGCCACTGAATCGATTCCAACCTGTagaaaccctgtgtagggtcTCCAAGGGTATAAATCTCTatagcagcagacagcctcaactttctccctcagagacactggcgggtttgaaccgctgtccttgctgttagcagctcaatgctcatTCGCCAATGTCACTAGAACCTCTTAAAGAGCACATAAGACTATCTACAGCATGATGCCAATTTTGTTATGTATATAAATAGGCCCCTACACATGACGATGTTCCATACAATAACTTACATCAGAaccacttttttttaaactttcattATTATTGCCTATTATTATCCATATCCACTgtcatggatcttgactgaaagcagaaaatacaagaaagatgttcacttgtattTTATTAACTAAAACAGGTATTTGTGCGGATTATAGCCAATTGTAAATAatattgggaagaatgggaatttcagaacactaacTATGTTCATGTGGAATCTATATGTAAACCAAAATATCTTGTTTGCACAGAGCAAGGATATACTTTGTGGATGAAACCACAAAAGATGTGTGGCagagttgtagcctctcaccacacTAAGCAACTGTATGCTGGttaataatctgagaagttgggcTCTGTGAGGAAGAACttggcatcaagattagaggaagactcgGATGACCTTTGGTTGTTCATGATTGTGCTCAATGAGAATGAAGAAGATTGGAAACATTTGAAGATTGAAGACTAATTACAGCCttcaacaaagaaaacaaaaactctcaCCACTAGATGACAAAGAAaagatagattaaaaaaaaacatttgattgggggcttgtacaactcttatcccaattcatacacacatccattgtgtcaagcacatttgtacatttgttgccatcatcattcccaaaacacttgctttccacttgagcccttgatatcagctcttcatttttccccttccttcctgctctcccctccctcatgaacccttgataatttataaattattattattttgtcacatcaaacactgtctgatgtctcccttcaccccccaggaaggagggtccaccccccaggaaggaggttctatgtagatcattgtaatctgctgtccaccccccaggaaggaggttctatgtagattcttgtaatccgttccccctttctaccccaccttccctccatcctccattattgtcactctcaccactggtcctgaaaggatcatctctcctggattccccgcatttccagttcccatctgtaccagtgtacattctctggtcttgtcaaatttgtaaggtagaattgggatcatgatattggctgggggaggaaacatttaggaactagaggaaagttgtatgtttcatcattgctacactgcaccctgactgactcatctcctccccgtgacccttctgtaagaggatgtccagttgcctacagatgggctttgggtcaaaagatcgaattttttttaagaatcattttagtgagggctcgtacaactcttatcacaatccacacatccatccattgtgtcaagcacatttgtacataagtttccatcatcattctcaaaatatttgctttctacttgatcctttggtatcagctcctcatttttccctccctccccgctcccacctcccacaaaagataaaaattttaaggatttcattttacttggatccaaaccAATGCCCCCAGAAGCAACAGATAAGAAAACAAACATTCATTGGGCAATTGTAGAGACCCCAATGGGATGCTTAAAGCCCTGCCTATAGACAGAGTCCATCTGAAAGGGAATTATTGCAGATGTAGTTCAGTAAATTTAATATCTTATTATTTGTTTTCACCTTTAACCCCTTCTTAATTTGTtcaaatgttaacatttttttggCTTTCTTTCAGACTGAAAAAAATGTAACCCTTGTCACTGAAGAAATTGTATAgaaaatttttaatgaaaaccCAATCTCCTGTGTAAACTTCcactgaaaacacaataaaattttatttcagcaaatattgggcaaatctgctggaaCAGCCCTCTAAGGGCTATGAAGCATAAATGTCGTGTTGAGCACTAAGGAGTGCCTACCCCAGGCCGTGATGCTTTAAAGGACCTCACATGTGTGCGACAGCAGGCAAGGCATAGGAGTACCCAGGAAGAAATGGGTGCGTTTGGGTTATGGTGTGGgtgcagaatattgactataccatgaATGGCAagaaaacaaatttgtcttggaagaagtatagccagaatgcttctcttGAGCAGGGGTGGCAAGGCTTCTTCTCATACACCGTGGACACGGGCTACAACAGAagagcaattgggaggatggcgtgGTGTTTTGTGATGTTACACACAGGAGCTCTCTGAGCTGGAACAGACACTATGGAGCTCACAACAACGTCAGTTAGATGAACATGAGGTGATGGGTGAGGTGGGGCCCGAGTCAACGACTGGTGTTCCTATACAAGCTCAGAAAGATAGACAGATGTATAGAGAGAATGCCATGTGATGAAGGAGGCAGAGACTGGGGTGAAGTATCTACAAGCCAAGGCGCAGGAGTTCTGGTTACATTCGAAGCTACGAGAAAGGCATGGAACAGATTCGTTCTGAGACCCTTCAGAAAGAACCCGGGCCTGCCAATACCTTTTACTTCCAGTTTCCAGAACTGTTAGAaggtacatttctgttgttttatgACACCCCGTTTGTGACAATTTGTAAAGGCAGCCCTAGGAAACTAACATAGCCACACTCACTGTCAAAATCTTCCTGTGAGTATTTTAAATCAAGGTAACTAGTTGACTTTTCTCTACATGTCAAAAATCTAGTTCAGTGCCTGACCCATAATAAATGTTCAGTGGTTAGTTCCTCTCCTTCCGAGCTCTGAGAGAACGGGGCATGGGAGAGGCATGTATTCATATTTGGCAAAGCCGTTTGGGGTGGTGGGTTGCCTCTGATAAAGTCTTAAGATTCTAGAGCTGAAATGCAAATGGGTTACTTAAATAAGTagtgccaaaccaaaccaaacttactgccatcgagtcgatgctgactcatagcaaccgtatgggacagggtagaactgcccctgtgagttctgagactgactgttatgggtagtagaaagcctcatttttctccccaagaatggctggtgatttcgaactgcagaccttgcagttagcattccagctcatagccactataccaccagggctccttaagtaaGCAGTAAGGGGATGGGAATTCAAATCTACTGAAAAAGACGTCCAAGTTCTAAATAACCAAGATGTGGCTTTGAAGACTTAGTTGCACTTGACCCGagtcatggtcttttcagttgcttcagatgcatgcaaaagttggataaTAAAAAAGGAGACTGAAGGATGGACACTTGTACTGTTCCCTTGAGGAAACTAGTCCCAGGGGGCACCGAGGTCTGTTGGCAcacacagttcacaaagacagtgttctacatcctacttgggtgagtagcagctggggtCTCAAAGCCTGTGAACAAACACCTCAGGTGGTTTTGACCTCTCCCATCCAAAGGAACGAAGAATGGTGAAAATCAGAAGACACACAGAAACagtccaatggatggatggaccacACAAAAATCAGTCTCCACTACCCTGAGACAGAAGAATTAGGTGacacccagctaccactaccaattaCTCTGAAAAGGATCCTACTAGATGGTCCTGAATAAAGTGAGTGTGAAAAATGAACAGAAATCAAATCATTGAGAGCAAGCTTCCAGGTCAGACAGAGACTGGCAGACCTCCCAAGACGATGACTCTAGTCATCCTTCGGGTCTGAACTGGAACGCATGCTTACGGTAGAATAATCAACAGTTTAAGAGCAaaatggcagcatttacccaaggacagcaggctaggaaagaaggaggcGTGGAAATGAGAAAAACAGGGAAGATACTGGATACCCCATGGCACATTGAGGGCATTGGGGTAAGGGAGTTGAGACACAATGCACATATAATTTGTTGACTGTCCCATGGataatctgctctgtaagccttcacctaaCCCACAATACAaagtttaaaaatgaataaatcaaaGGGAAACAGTGGCCAGGAGTTcaggatgaaaaaaaaaatcctgtttggaaactaattgtggtagcaaatgtacaattgtgccaaATGTGATTGAACCGTGGAATGGTATGATAAATGCATTAACTCCCAAttgataataaaaatttaaatggtTACAGGAAAAATAATAAGTAATTTGTAGGGTTGGTGAAAAATATCAAATCGACCGAGGACGGccagaagaatgaaaaatcagtccgagaagaaatacaaccagaatgttccctagaagCAAGAACCGTGAGACCAGCTCAgcgctgtgagtcaggactgattGGATGGCAGTACTGTGGACATGCCATCCAGAGTAGAATCATCTCTGAAAGAGACATCGTGCCTGGTGAGAGAGAGGGTCCGcaaacacggggggggggggggggggctcctttATGATGTGGATTGACACAACGACCTCACCGATGAGCTCAAATGTGCCAACTACCGTGAAGAAGgcacaggacagggtggcacCCACCCTTAGGTGCTCGACTACTGGCCAAAAGTCGGTGGTTCTTACTCATGCCCGgggcaatctgcttcccaaagggcCCAGCCTTGAAAACACTGCGGAGCACAGCTGGCCAGGGACACACCTGGGCCGTCGATTTAAATGCCCACTATCACAACCAGGAGGAGATGGTGTTAGAGGGAAATGGAGAGGACATTAGGTCCCCTTGTTCTTTGcgaggattcctccccacccccacccctcacacacaccctcgTATTGCTCTTCTGGGCCAAGGAGCTGAGGGTTTCCAGACTAGCGGTGGCATTTACTTAAGGTTGTAGAACTATAGACCCCTTGTCACCTTGCCGTAAGCTTTTCCCTGACCTCCCCAGGACCGAATCAGAAAACTCTTCACTCGGGCCCCTCTGCCAATGGTCGTGCCTTTATTTCAGTTAACCGTTTATAGTGTGTCTCTTCACAAGAGGAGCAGTCCAAAAGCGCCAGCTGCTCTGCCATAGAGAGAGGAGCTTTCTTCTCCCTTCAAGATTTCCAGGAGCCCGCAGGGACAGCGTAGCTCTGTCTTACAGGATCTCCGTGGATCGGAACAGACTTAATGGCAGCGAGTCAAGTTATTCATGTGATTCTCAAAATCACCCTGCAAGCCTGGGATTTGATGGACTGCTCTTTGGAGACGCTCATGCtccgagccctggtagtgcagtagtTACTTGTTCTGCTACAAGACGCCAGGTCAGcaaattgaaaccaccagccactccatgggagaaagactgggctttctactcctgccaagagttacagtctcagagactcacggggagcagttttaccctgctctacagggtcactatgagtttgcatcgactcgatggctgtgagttttgtttggttCATGTTTAGAGAGTTTCGGTAATTTAAATGATAATTACATGACGGTCTAAGAGACAGGAGGAAAGGGACTATTTTGTCTTTGAGTTCCCAGAGACCTACACAGCATGGTGTAGTGTTCCTCTCCTGGCATGGCAGGGGTCAACTGGGAACCTGTACAACAATGATTTTAACTTATTTAGGGAGAAATTCATAAAGATCTTGATACATTACATGCAATTATTTTATTCCCCTTTCGCCAGAGAAGTGCAAATATGCATACACCAAGCTCTTGACTCCACTTCAGGAAATTGCAGGCCTTCTACAGCTCACCCAATAATATGTGCTATCTTTGGGACGAAgttgtccttgctgaatcccaCTGTCCTTGTCTGAGTTCGTTTCAAGGGGTAGGCCTGGCAGCGCCACCAATCACTAAGTGACCAGTACTAacaattatttgctcagcttgTCTAACCTGAACAAAGCCCCGCTGCTAATCAGATCAGATCAGGaggtaccttttttttttttgtttgtttgataaaATTTAATCACAAAGCTTAAAAACCCTGTGGGGATTAAAACCTAGGGATTGACCCTGGCCAGGCTGTCAGCGTTAGATCCAAGGAGAATTGAAAACGCTGGTATGTAAGACACAACTGACTGGGCAGCTTTCTCTCTCATCAAACCCAGAAAAAAGCCATTAAACAAATTACAGTATGGAAGCAATCTCATTGGTGGGCTTCATGCTAAAACATATTCAAAGCCTAAGTCAAGTGCATATCAATTTCTGATTCCCAGACTCATGATTTTTATGGCAGGCACTGACCCTATGggtctgcaccctggtcccacttcTCAACAAACATGCCATAATGGGGGGTTATTGTGATTTTGCTTCCTGTTGCTAGCTGCTCTCAGCTTGTCCCCCACTTCATGGTGACCTCAACAAAAAGGAATACTGTGCCATCCCATGATCGGTTGAGGATAGGACACTGTTTTGTTGGGAATACCACTGACTGGTTTTTAGAAGTAAATTCCAgttctttctttctagtccatcttagtgtggaagctctcctgaaactTTTTCAACATCAGAGCGATACATGTGCAGATGAGTCGTGGTTATACATGATGTGTACAGACTGGGAATTAGTCTCATGTTTCTTACATGGAAATCCAGAATTCTATGGAACCACCAGGGCCTCCTATAGTTAACACATCAAAAAAGTCACTGCCTTTGAGCTGATCTTGACTCTCaggagccctgtaggacagggtagagtgatcctgcagggtttccaaggctgtaaatcatcaCAGAAGCAAATTGCCATAGAGTGGTTTCTGGGTTCAAAGTGCCTACCTTAGGGTGAGCAATTGAGTGCTTC is from Tenrec ecaudatus isolate mTenEca1 chromosome 2, mTenEca1.hap1, whole genome shotgun sequence and encodes:
- the KCNE2 gene encoding potassium voltage-gated channel subfamily E member 2 codes for the protein MPSLSNLTQVLEDAFKKIFITYMDNWRRNSTAEQEALQAKVDAENFYYVILYLMVMIGMFSFIIVAILVSTVKSKRQEHSNDPYHQYIVDDWRQKYKNQIMNLEDSRSTVHENVGATGFKISP